From uncultured Campylobacter sp., a single genomic window includes:
- a CDS encoding MFS transporter has protein sequence MVAGPLPSGAILEFGSWHGIFWLMALASAVMFAMIFSLPETLPPQKRSTKPIASSFRNYLRLLQDAKFMRYTLSVTFFYVAAYAFVMGFVYIDYFGIPSKYYGFLFGINIVGIMTLSFANKKLVKRYALNRLLIVSTLVAALAASVLFVFAFFKTGGVLGVIIPMFFVFSMNGIIASCSNAAALDSVPQEMKGSAAALIGSLQYGSGIVSSAMLAAFSAGTPWRRCLGS, from the coding sequence TTGGTAGCGGGTCCGTTACCAAGCGGCGCGATACTGGAGTTTGGCTCTTGGCACGGGATATTTTGGCTGATGGCGCTAGCTAGCGCGGTTATGTTTGCGATGATTTTTTCTCTGCCAGAGACCTTGCCGCCGCAAAAGCGCTCCACAAAGCCTATCGCATCGTCTTTTAGAAACTATCTAAGATTATTGCAAGACGCTAAATTTATGCGCTACACTCTTAGCGTGACGTTTTTCTACGTAGCCGCCTATGCCTTTGTCATGGGCTTTGTCTATATCGATTATTTCGGCATTCCTAGCAAATATTACGGATTTTTATTCGGCATAAACATCGTGGGCATTATGACTCTAAGCTTCGCAAACAAAAAGCTGGTAAAGCGCTATGCGCTAAACCGCCTACTCATAGTCTCCACGCTCGTCGCCGCGCTTGCTGCCAGCGTGCTATTTGTGTTTGCGTTTTTCAAAACAGGCGGCGTTCTTGGCGTGATAATCCCGATGTTTTTCGTTTTTAGCATGAACGGCATCATCGCTTCTTGCTCCAATGCCGCCGCTCTTGATAGCGTACCGCAGGAGATGAAGGGCTCGGCCGCTGCGCTCATAGGCTCGTTGCAATACGGCAGCGGCATCGTCTCATCGGCGATGCTTGCGGCGTTTTCTGCGGGTACGCCGTGGAGACGATGTCTTGGATCATAG
- the metE gene encoding 5-methyltetrahydropteroyltriglutamate--homocysteine S-methyltransferase — MKSYVTGFPRIGEQRELKKALESYWAGKCDYDALERVAAELKNRHIKYQLDAWSGLISVNDFSYYDLMLDTSVLFGVIPQRFAALSAHEQYFAMARGSKDAVAMEMTKWFNTNYHYIVPEISAYTEFSLNPSKILNEYKAAKNNDFKDSCALKINLIGPITYLALSKSSDKSDPLAHLDALAAKYEELLKLLSELDSEVVVQIDEPIFVTDRASELAPKIEPIYQRLSKAASNVKIIFMTYFEHAAEAVREIVKTDVWAIGLDFVYASEDNIKKELEALKDAKTVLFAGVIDGRNIWKSDIDKKLTQLRAIEAYVPKERIYVGTSCSLLHVPFTLKYEDKLSTEIKSWLSFAVEKLSEISILTHLFFKIPMCEHGMKAYEENQKSAKTRASSPLIHDERVQSRAANLNKFERADRYEDRIKVQKKELGYGILPTTTIGSFPQTAELRQVRNAYKKGLIGREAYERDIKAYIDDCVKFQDEIGLDVLVHGEPERNDMVEYFGEQMSGYAFSANGWVQSYGSRCVKPPLLFGDVSRPKPMTVEWIKYAQSRTKKIMKGMLTGPVTMMNWSFVRDDKPRDQIVKQLALAIFDEISDLQDAGIKIVQVDEAAFKEGYPLRSENIPAYEKFAVSAFKLAVSAASAHTQIHTHMCYSEFNDIIKTIEAMDADVISIETARSGNELLRVFKSVGYKQEVGPGVYDIHSPRIPSVQELVSQIRALLEVLPKEQLWINPDCGLKTRKWEEVRPSLKNMVEAVRIIRAEA, encoded by the coding sequence ATGAAGAGTTACGTTACGGGCTTTCCGCGTATCGGAGAGCAACGCGAGTTAAAGAAGGCTTTGGAAAGCTATTGGGCGGGCAAGTGCGATTATGACGCGCTAGAGCGAGTCGCCGCAGAGCTAAAAAATCGCCACATCAAATATCAGCTGGATGCTTGGAGCGGCCTAATTAGCGTAAACGACTTTTCATACTACGATCTGATGCTCGATACCAGTGTTCTTTTCGGCGTGATCCCACAGCGCTTTGCGGCTCTTTCGGCGCATGAGCAGTATTTTGCGATGGCGCGCGGCAGTAAAGACGCAGTCGCGATGGAGATGACGAAGTGGTTTAACACAAACTACCACTATATTGTGCCTGAGATCTCTGCGTATACGGAATTTAGCCTAAATCCTAGTAAAATTTTAAACGAGTACAAGGCCGCGAAGAATAACGATTTTAAGGATTCCTGCGCGCTAAAGATAAATTTAATCGGACCTATTACTTACTTGGCGCTTAGCAAATCAAGCGACAAAAGCGATCCACTCGCGCATTTAGATGCCCTTGCCGCGAAATATGAGGAGCTGCTAAAGCTTCTTAGCGAGCTTGATAGCGAGGTCGTAGTTCAGATCGATGAGCCGATCTTCGTGACGGATCGCGCATCCGAGCTAGCGCCAAAGATTGAGCCTATTTATCAGCGCCTAAGTAAGGCCGCAAGCAACGTAAAAATTATCTTTATGACCTATTTTGAGCATGCGGCCGAGGCCGTGCGCGAGATAGTAAAGACCGATGTTTGGGCGATCGGACTAGATTTCGTTTACGCAAGCGAGGATAATATCAAAAAAGAGCTTGAGGCTTTAAAAGACGCTAAGACCGTGCTTTTCGCAGGCGTGATCGACGGGCGCAATATCTGGAAGAGCGACATCGACAAAAAGCTAACTCAGCTTAGAGCCATCGAAGCCTACGTTCCTAAGGAGCGTATCTATGTGGGCACCTCCTGCTCGCTTTTACATGTGCCTTTTACGCTAAAATACGAGGACAAGCTAAGCACCGAGATCAAATCCTGGCTAAGTTTCGCGGTCGAAAAACTAAGCGAAATTTCGATTTTAACCCATCTTTTCTTTAAAATTCCGATGTGCGAACACGGCATGAAAGCTTACGAAGAAAATCAAAAATCCGCTAAAACTCGCGCTAGCTCGCCGCTTATTCATGACGAGCGAGTGCAAAGCCGTGCCGCAAATTTAAATAAATTCGAGCGCGCCGATCGCTACGAGGATCGCATCAAGGTGCAGAAAAAAGAGCTAGGCTATGGAATTTTACCTACCACTACGATCGGTTCCTTCCCTCAGACTGCCGAGCTTCGCCAAGTTCGCAACGCCTACAAAAAGGGCTTAATTGGCCGCGAAGCCTACGAGCGTGACATCAAAGCCTACATCGATGACTGCGTTAAATTTCAAGATGAGATTGGTCTGGATGTGCTGGTTCACGGCGAGCCTGAGCGCAACGATATGGTCGAGTATTTCGGCGAGCAGATGAGCGGATACGCGTTTAGTGCCAACGGCTGGGTGCAGAGCTACGGCAGTCGCTGCGTGAAACCGCCGCTACTTTTCGGCGACGTGAGCCGCCCAAAACCGATGACCGTAGAGTGGATCAAATACGCTCAAAGTCGCACCAAAAAGATCATGAAAGGCATGCTAACGGGTCCGGTGACGATGATGAACTGGAGCTTCGTGCGCGATGATAAGCCTCGCGATCAGATCGTAAAACAGCTTGCGCTCGCGATTTTCGATGAAATTTCGGATCTGCAAGACGCAGGTATCAAGATCGTTCAGGTAGATGAAGCGGCGTTTAAAGAGGGCTATCCGCTTAGATCCGAAAACATTCCTGCATACGAAAAATTTGCCGTTAGTGCTTTTAAGCTCGCCGTCAGTGCCGCAAGCGCTCATACGCAGATTCATACGCATATGTGCTATTCGGAGTTTAACGACATAATCAAAACGATAGAGGCGATGGATGCCGACGTCATCAGCATCGAGACCGCTCGCAGCGGTAACGAGCTGCTTCGAGTTTTCAAATCGGTTGGCTATAAGCAAGAGGTCGGTCCGGGCGTTTACGACATCCATAGCCCGCGAATTCCTAGTGTGCAGGAGCTCGTAAGCCAGATCCGCGCGCTGCTTGAGGTGCTTCCAAAAGAGCAGCTGTGGATCAATCCGGACTGTGGCCTAAAAACCCGCAAATGGGAGGAAGTTCGCCCTAGCCTAAAAAATATGGTCGAAGCGGTAAGGATCATCCGCGCAGAAGCATAA
- a CDS encoding MFS transporter codes for MNSSKTSLSFLVILSALMACTSLSTDVYLPAMPTMERQLHEDSELTITGFLIGFAIAQLVWGPISDRIGRKIPLFIGIALFAIGSVGCAMSDIMASVVF; via the coding sequence TTGAACTCCTCAAAAACTTCACTATCTTTTTTAGTCATCCTAAGTGCGCTTATGGCGTGTACATCGCTATCTACGGACGTATATCTGCCCGCTATGCCTACGATGGAGCGACAGCTGCACGAAGACTCGGAGCTCACGATAACGGGCTTTTTGATCGGCTTTGCTATCGCGCAGCTCGTCTGGGGGCCTATCAGCGATAGGATCGGGCGTAAAATCCCACTTTTCATCGGTATAGCGCTCTTTGCGATCGGATCAGTAGGATGTGCGATGTCGGACATTATGGCTAGCGTCGTGTTCTGA
- a CDS encoding DUF2892 domain-containing protein, whose amino-acid sequence MLSRKTRIIRVLIGLTIMIAGAVFNSWWGLVGLVPFIVGVTGFCPACYFLNRYSLKR is encoded by the coding sequence ATGCTAAGCAGGAAAACTAGGATAATAAGAGTGCTGATCGGTCTAACGATAATGATCGCGGGAGCTGTGTTTAACAGCTGGTGGGGGCTAGTAGGACTCGTGCCCTTTATCGTGGGCGTCACGGGATTTTGTCCCGCTTGTTACTTTTTAAACCGCTATTCGCTAAAGCGTTAA
- the fdh3B gene encoding formate dehydrogenase FDH3 subunit beta, which translates to MPARLKFYVDVERCIACYGCQVACSSAHEVPVQINRRKVITLNEGIEGQEVSSSIACQHCTDAPCAQVCPVQCFYIRTDGVVLHDKDKCIGCGYCLYACPFGAPQFPRDGAFGIKGAMDKCTMCAGGPEPTFSHEELHKYGQNRIAEGKVPMCAAICSTNALIVGDASRVSEVYRKRVLTRGVNL; encoded by the coding sequence ATGCCGGCAAGATTAAAATTTTACGTCGATGTCGAGCGTTGCATCGCTTGTTATGGTTGCCAGGTAGCCTGCAGCTCGGCGCACGAGGTTCCCGTGCAGATCAATAGGCGCAAGGTTATCACTTTAAACGAGGGCATAGAGGGGCAGGAGGTTTCAAGCTCTATCGCTTGCCAACACTGCACCGATGCGCCTTGCGCGCAGGTTTGTCCGGTTCAATGCTTCTATATCAGAACCGACGGCGTCGTTTTACACGACAAAGATAAATGTATCGGCTGTGGATACTGCCTCTACGCGTGTCCGTTCGGTGCTCCGCAATTCCCTAGAGACGGAGCTTTCGGTATCAAAGGCGCGATGGATAAGTGCACTATGTGCGCGGGTGGACCGGAGCCTACGTTTTCGCACGAGGAACTGCATAAATACGGTCAAAACCGCATCGCAGAGGGCAAGGTTCCGATGTGTGCGGCGATCTGCTCGACCAACGCATTAATCGTGGGCGACGCGAGCAGAGTTTCGGAAGTTTATCGCAAGCGCGTGCTTACGCGCGGCGTGAACCTATAA
- a CDS encoding MBOAT family O-acyltransferase, producing MTFFSPEFVLAFLAFLIVYWTLKNHIFAQKILILLASYGFMCSVNPRFALVLAAYSAFVYFAGACIACANRVVAKAIPPAKQSSHKKKLSRKAAAKQMSATKQAGIAKQVQKAGLARQIPLPTAKARAVMLAAVAGGLFFLAFFKYYGYVREFFNAALATLHLGAVDSVAFPLGISYYVFMSITYFVSVYRRECGEQGFLSLACFLAFFPSVVMGPIGRASAAKGVEPVLPQFDRFKHFGNADEIYVLIIFALVKLLLISGYLGAYYSDVISGVYGDEPESSAAQILAALLLYGVVLYTNFSGFIDMARALGLAMGFKLPQNFNMPYAAKNLGEFWDRWHISLSTFIRDYIYIPLGGSRRGFVRTCVNLLIAFALSGIWHGAGLNFLIWGLLHGAALVFLKCLAKVGVKPLNPHLALFCTYIFVSFAWIFFANSLPDAAAILSAFARARAFGDISELAVLAVILAGIFVYPKISALKDTLIALFAELPFLPKALVLGMIFTLIFALMPSGIPNFIYAGF from the coding sequence ATGACATTTTTTTCGCCCGAGTTTGTCCTTGCTTTTTTAGCGTTTTTAATCGTTTATTGGACGCTCAAAAATCATATTTTCGCGCAAAAAATTCTGATCCTGCTGGCAAGCTATGGCTTTATGTGCTCCGTAAATCCGCGCTTTGCGCTGGTGCTTGCGGCCTATAGTGCTTTCGTATATTTTGCAGGTGCGTGTATTGCGTGCGCTAATCGCGTAGTCGCGAAAGCCATACCGCCCGCAAAGCAGTCCTCGCACAAGAAAAAGCTCTCGCGTAAAGCGGCAGCCAAGCAGATGAGCGCAACAAAACAAGCTGGCATAGCCAAGCAGGTGCAAAAAGCGGGGTTGGCGAGGCAGATTCCGTTACCAACTGCGAAGGCGCGTGCAGTGATGCTTGCAGCAGTTGCTGGCGGCTTATTTTTTCTCGCATTTTTTAAATATTATGGCTACGTCAGGGAGTTTTTCAATGCCGCTCTTGCCACGCTGCACCTAGGTGCCGTCGATAGCGTGGCATTTCCGCTTGGAATTTCATATTATGTTTTTATGTCGATCACCTATTTCGTCTCGGTTTATAGGCGCGAATGCGGCGAGCAGGGCTTTTTGAGCTTGGCGTGCTTTTTAGCGTTTTTCCCTAGCGTCGTAATGGGTCCTATCGGGCGCGCTAGCGCCGCTAAAGGCGTAGAGCCAGTACTGCCGCAGTTTGATCGCTTCAAGCACTTTGGCAATGCCGATGAAATTTATGTGCTTATAATTTTTGCCTTAGTTAAGCTGCTGCTTATTAGCGGCTATTTGGGCGCGTATTATAGCGATGTGATTTCAGGCGTTTACGGCGACGAGCCTGAGTCCTCCGCGGCGCAAATTCTAGCCGCACTGCTGCTTTATGGCGTGGTGCTTTATACGAATTTTAGCGGTTTTATCGATATGGCGCGAGCGCTTGGGCTTGCGATGGGCTTTAAGCTGCCTCAGAATTTTAATATGCCCTATGCGGCTAAGAATTTAGGCGAGTTTTGGGATCGCTGGCATATCAGCTTATCCACGTTTATACGCGATTATATCTATATCCCGCTCGGCGGCTCGCGCAGGGGTTTTGTACGTACCTGCGTAAATTTACTAATCGCGTTTGCGCTCTCGGGCATTTGGCACGGCGCGGGATTAAATTTTTTGATTTGGGGGCTTTTGCACGGAGCAGCGCTTGTATTTTTAAAATGTCTTGCCAAAGTGGGCGTAAAGCCGCTAAATCCGCATTTAGCGCTTTTTTGCACCTATATTTTTGTAAGTTTCGCTTGGATTTTTTTCGCCAATTCCCTTCCGGATGCGGCGGCGATTTTGAGCGCTTTTGCCCGCGCACGAGCTTTCGGAGATATTAGCGAGCTAGCGGTGCTTGCGGTGATTTTAGCGGGGATTTTTGTTTATCCTAAAATTTCAGCTCTTAAAGATACTTTGATCGCGCTTTTTGCCGAGCTGCCG
- a CDS encoding LysE/ArgO family amino acid transporter, producing the protein MNSLPIGIFLQGAALMLSLIVAIGAQNIFVISQGLAKNHVAAVCMVCALSDAVFTAVGIFLIGGALKQGSLLTQILGIGGVIFLLCYALSSFFSAYKGSHFAKIQNSANSPLAPVVAKALAVTLLNPHVYLDTVVVVGSLGATIADAQKPWFYAGVMFVSFAWFFGLGYGSGALSKLFASSRAWRIIDALVGVLMLYMAYLIAKFVFKI; encoded by the coding sequence TTGAACTCCTTACCGATCGGAATTTTCTTGCAAGGAGCCGCGCTGATGCTCTCGCTCATCGTTGCTATCGGCGCGCAAAATATCTTCGTCATCTCCCAAGGCCTTGCGAAAAACCACGTAGCGGCTGTTTGCATGGTTTGCGCGCTAAGCGATGCCGTATTTACGGCCGTAGGGATATTTTTAATCGGCGGCGCTCTTAAGCAAGGCTCTCTTCTTACCCAAATTTTAGGCATAGGCGGGGTTATATTTCTGCTCTGCTACGCGCTAAGCTCGTTTTTTAGCGCCTATAAAGGCTCGCATTTTGCCAAGATCCAAAACTCGGCAAATAGCCCGCTAGCGCCCGTCGTAGCCAAGGCTCTCGCGGTGACGCTTCTAAATCCGCACGTGTATTTAGACACCGTCGTGGTCGTGGGCTCACTCGGCGCTACGATCGCAGATGCCCAAAAGCCGTGGTTTTACGCGGGAGTTATGTTCGTATCGTTTGCGTGGTTTTTCGGCTTGGGCTACGGTTCAGGGGCGCTTTCGAAGCTTTTTGCAAGCAGCAGAGCATGGCGCATAATCGATGCGCTCGTGGGGGTTTTGATGCTGTATATGGCGTATCTGATCGCGAAGTTTGTCTTTAAAATTTAA
- a CDS encoding STT3 domain-containing protein, whose translation MQKFRITNGEYSRMDIFLIMTLVYIFGVACRFFWIYWASGIEQFSFDGELIMTTNDAFANAEGARDMIAGFHQPGDLSPYGASIPTLAFLLTKILPVSLNSITIYMSVFLAPLVAVPIILIAREYKILGTGIIAALLATILPGYYMRTLGGYFDSDMLNVTLPLLIIWALIRLTQNSSQRNLILPAVFMALYSWWYPSSYSLNLAIMGMFLFYTLIFDRRNEINYKATILMAVAVINFKTYYGDYTIIVNYILLLRIVLIASLYFLMIKLPSSQSKKFLWILGTLVVVLFIYFGGLDPVLSKMKAYLGKSAGKVSGTFYFYGVGNTINEVANTDFMKFMGYSSGNISIFICAMAGLILMFIKFRSFILALPMLLLGFLAFFGGVRFTMYITPIIAFGFAYFLYFTLNYFEIRVWLRNSMLIVLTCLALLPSLDYIYKFRVAPVLMRGAVAPLAELKNKVDREDYVVSWWDYGYLIRYYADVKVVADPGGRQFGDYAFLTAFSFNKDQISSANMARLNVEYIERRMNENFSSSLLQMQKDYNEPDINKFLKSLEDKNFKLPQKTREVYYYFVPRMLDMLPNILKFSAIDITTGEEFYTPLAYVGYDIRTGEDGVSIIVGSECTLPSADPEYLIHDGEKMSINSYYHVGEVDGKLVKLSKQVDESSDLFVIFLPDYQRILVLDKRVFNSTFIQLFVLENYDKELFEPVSLTDSARIYRLLK comes from the coding sequence ATGCAAAAATTTAGAATTACAAACGGCGAATACTCACGCATGGATATTTTTTTGATCATGACGCTGGTTTATATATTTGGCGTGGCGTGCAGGTTTTTTTGGATATATTGGGCTAGTGGGATCGAGCAGTTTTCTTTCGATGGCGAGCTCATTATGACCACAAACGACGCCTTTGCGAACGCTGAGGGTGCGCGCGATATGATAGCGGGCTTTCACCAGCCGGGCGATCTTAGCCCATACGGCGCGTCGATCCCAACTCTAGCATTTTTACTTACCAAAATTTTACCCGTCAGCCTAAATAGCATTACGATCTATATGAGCGTATTTTTGGCGCCGCTGGTGGCCGTGCCGATTATTTTGATAGCAAGAGAGTATAAGATCCTGGGCACCGGCATTATCGCGGCGCTGCTTGCCACCATATTGCCGGGATATTATATGAGGACTTTAGGCGGGTATTTTGATAGCGATATGCTAAATGTTACTCTGCCGCTGCTGATAATCTGGGCTCTAATCAGGCTTACGCAAAACAGCTCTCAGAGAAATTTAATCTTGCCCGCCGTCTTTATGGCGCTTTATAGCTGGTGGTATCCAAGCTCGTATTCGTTAAATTTAGCCATAATGGGCATGTTTTTATTTTACACTTTGATATTTGATAGACGAAATGAGATAAATTACAAAGCTACGATTCTTATGGCGGTAGCGGTGATAAATTTTAAAACATACTATGGCGACTATACGATAATAGTAAATTATATTTTATTGCTGAGAATTGTGCTTATCGCGTCGTTATATTTTTTAATGATAAAACTTCCCAGCTCTCAAAGTAAGAAATTTCTTTGGATATTAGGCACCTTGGTAGTTGTTTTATTTATATATTTCGGTGGGCTTGATCCTGTTTTAAGTAAAATGAAAGCATATCTTGGCAAGAGCGCCGGCAAAGTATCGGGTACTTTTTATTTCTATGGGGTCGGAAACACAATCAACGAGGTAGCAAATACGGATTTTATGAAATTTATGGGCTATTCCAGTGGCAATATTTCTATATTTATATGCGCTATGGCGGGCTTAATTCTTATGTTTATTAAATTTCGCTCGTTTATTTTGGCTTTGCCAATGCTATTGCTTGGATTTTTGGCATTTTTCGGCGGAGTTAGATTTACGATGTATATCACGCCGATAATTGCTTTTGGCTTTGCTTATTTTCTATATTTTACTTTAAATTATTTTGAGATACGAGTTTGGCTTAGAAATTCTATGCTAATTGTGCTGACTTGCTTGGCGCTGCTACCAAGTCTAGATTATATTTATAAATTTCGTGTCGCGCCCGTGCTTATGAGGGGCGCCGTGGCTCCGCTTGCCGAGCTGAAAAATAAAGTAGACAGAGAGGATTATGTGGTTTCGTGGTGGGACTACGGGTATTTGATCAGATATTATGCCGACGTAAAAGTGGTGGCTGACCCCGGGGGTAGGCAGTTTGGAGATTACGCATTTTTAACAGCATTTTCTTTTAATAAAGATCAGATAAGCTCGGCTAATATGGCGAGGCTAAATGTCGAATATATCGAAAGGCGTATGAATGAAAATTTTAGCTCAAGTTTGCTTCAAATGCAAAAAGATTATAATGAGCCCGATATCAATAAATTTTTAAAATCCCTGGAAGATAAAAATTTTAAACTCCCTCAAAAAACCAGAGAGGTGTATTATTACTTCGTACCGCGTATGTTGGATATGCTTCCAAATATTTTAAAATTTTCCGCTATAGATATAACTACGGGCGAGGAGTTTTATACACCATTAGCTTATGTAGGATATGACATTAGGACGGGTGAAGACGGAGTGAGCATAATAGTGGGCAGTGAATGCACATTACCTAGCGCTGATCCGGAATATCTGATTCATGACGGTGAAAAAATGAGTATTAACTCCTACTATCATGTAGGCGAAGTAGACGGCAAACTCGTTAAATTATCAAAGCAGGTAGATGAAAGCTCCGATTTGTTCGTTATATTTTTGCCAGACTATCAAAGGATTTTGGTTTTGGATAAAAGGGTCTTTAACTCGACGTTTATCCAGCTTTTTGTATTGGAAAATTACGACAAAGAGCTATTCGAGCCGGTTTCTTTAACCGATTCTGCGAGGATCTATAGATTGCTAAAGTAA
- a CDS encoding saccharopine dehydrogenase family protein codes for MSNILIIGAGGVSQVATVKCAMNADVFSKITLASRTKSKCDAIAKFIKDRLGVQIDTAQIDADDTDAVVALIKKTGADLLLNVALPYQDLTLMDACSRAGIPYIDTANYEHPGAAKFEYKLQWAKDGEFKAANTMALLGSGFDPGVTNVFCAYAQQNLFDEIGEIDILDCNAGDHGYAFATNFNPEINLREVSAKGRYWERGEWKETEPMEIMFKWDYPKVGVKDSYLLYHEELESLVKNIKGLKRIRFFMTFGQSYLTHMKCLENVGMLRIDEVEHNGVKIVPIQFLKTLLPDPASLGPRTKGKTNIGCVIRGLKDGKERQVYIYNVCNHEACYAETGAQAVSYTTGVPAMIGSMMVAKGIWSGKGVFNMENFDAKPFMDELNKQGLPWEIIEMKPGERYEV; via the coding sequence ATGTCAAATATCTTAATCATAGGCGCGGGCGGCGTGAGCCAAGTCGCGACCGTAAAATGCGCGATGAACGCGGACGTTTTTAGCAAGATTACCCTTGCTAGCCGCACCAAAAGCAAGTGCGACGCGATCGCTAAATTTATAAAAGACCGCCTAGGCGTACAAATTGACACCGCCCAGATCGACGCGGACGATACCGATGCAGTGGTCGCGCTCATCAAAAAAACGGGCGCCGATTTGCTTTTAAATGTGGCGCTGCCGTATCAAGACCTAACCCTCATGGACGCGTGCTCTCGCGCCGGCATCCCATACATCGACACCGCAAACTACGAGCACCCGGGCGCCGCCAAATTTGAATACAAGCTGCAGTGGGCGAAGGACGGCGAGTTTAAGGCCGCAAATACGATGGCGCTGCTGGGAAGCGGCTTTGATCCTGGCGTAACCAACGTATTTTGCGCCTACGCGCAACAAAATCTCTTTGACGAGATCGGCGAGATCGACATCCTAGACTGCAACGCAGGCGATCACGGCTATGCGTTTGCGACGAATTTCAATCCCGAAATCAACCTGCGCGAAGTGAGCGCAAAGGGCCGCTACTGGGAGCGCGGCGAGTGGAAAGAGACCGAACCGATGGAAATAATGTTTAAATGGGACTACCCGAAAGTAGGCGTCAAGGACAGCTACCTACTCTACCACGAGGAGCTTGAAAGCTTAGTAAAAAACATCAAAGGGCTAAAGCGAATCCGCTTTTTTATGACGTTCGGGCAGAGCTACCTAACTCACATGAAGTGTCTAGAAAACGTCGGCATGCTACGCATCGACGAGGTCGAGCATAACGGCGTAAAAATCGTTCCGATACAGTTTTTAAAGACGCTACTGCCGGATCCTGCAAGCCTCGGCCCTCGCACGAAGGGTAAAACAAACATCGGCTGCGTGATACGTGGCTTAAAAGACGGCAAAGAGCGCCAGGTCTACATCTATAACGTCTGCAACCATGAGGCTTGCTACGCCGAGACGGGCGCGCAGGCGGTGAGCTACACGACGGGCGTGCCTGCGATGATCGGCTCGATGATGGTCGCAAAGGGCATTTGGAGCGGAAAAGGCGTCTTTAACATGGAAAATTTCGACGCCAAGCCTTTCATGGACGAGCTAAATAAACAGGGCTTGCCGTGGGAAATCATCGAAATGAAACCCGGTGAGAGGTATGAAGTTTAG